The Hevea brasiliensis isolate MT/VB/25A 57/8 chromosome 9, ASM3005281v1, whole genome shotgun sequence nucleotide sequence ATGTgagtttaataaataaaaatcgatgtaaatttttaaataatactatatccaatataataaatttaaatttcataatgtTACgagcatctttttttttttaatcttttatcaAGAGTATCTTCGTCTTTAAAATGATAATATGGAGTTTTGAATATAGAGCACAAGTCGCCGGGGGGGCGGGGCGCGCCGGGCCGGGGGGAAGGTACGTAACGTAGGCATCTTCCGCGTAGGCACTTATGATCTACGGATAATGTATGAGGCTCTGCTTTTCCAGTgtcagccaaaaaaaaaaaaaaataatggggCTCCCACTGGAGGAAGCTTAGCCGAGGAGCTAACATTGAAAAGCTGAGGTAAAAGAGGGAGAGGAGGGACGCGGCCCGTGAAAGTCACGTGCCAGCAAGCACGCTTCGTTATATTGGTCAGAAAGACAAGTTTGTCATTTCCTAAAGTGTTTTGGTGGTGGGTCCCAAGTCAATATCTTCTTCAACCTAAGTTTTGATGTCCAATCAtcctatatattattattattaattaatatgtgGATGTGAGACCCATCAATGAAGAGGGCAGCCGTTTTTCCtgttattttaattcaatcaaatcaatcgtcataaaaaatataaataagcgATAGATCGTCCCCACCTTTCCTTCTATAGTGATCCTGTCACCAATCTACACTTCTTCCCCGGCTAATCATTTTCACTATTGTGCATGCACCGCCGtccatttttctctctatagtcCTTGCAATATTCCACTCCTGGATCTTGCTATAAATGTCCGCATATAGTCCTGCCAAATCAAGCAGCTAAGTAGAAACCTCCAACCCACAACAACAACAACCTTACAAATTAAAATGAGGCTTCCAGTTGGAGCTGTTAGGCCATGCACTTCACCTTCTGCTTCAAAACACCTGGAAGTCGGTACACTTCACTCTCCCACTTCCCATTTGCCTCGGAGTTTGCTTAATACCAAATTTCCAGTGCTCAGATGCTCCCGGCAGCCCAAGAACCAGTACTCGTTCTATGTTTGCGCTCTCACCGCCAACTCTGCCAAACTTGGCAAGAAATGGATGGAATATCAAGGAATCAACAACTGGGAAGGCTTGCTCGACCCGCTTGATGATAATCTGCGACGCGAGATTTTACGCTACGGTCAATTTGTTGAAGCGGCCTATCGCTCCTTTGACTTCAACCCTTCTTCCCCAACTTATGCCACCTCTAAATTCCCCAGAAACTCACTCTTGGCTAAGACCGGATTCGGCGAAACCGGCTATCGCATGACAAAAAATCTCCGTGCCACGTGTGGGCTACAGCTTCCCCGTTGGATTGACAAAGCTCCAAGCTGGGTGTCAACCCAATCCAGCTGGATTGGATACGTCGCCGTTTGCCAGGACAAGGAAGAGATTACCAGACTCGGCCGCCGCGACGTGGTTATTGCTTACAGAGGAACCGCCACATGCTTGGAATGGCTTGAGAATTTACGCGCGAATCTAAGTTGTTTACCGGACGGTAGTGGAGGGAGCAATGCTCCGATGGTAGAGAGTGGATTTTTGAGTCTCTACACATCGTGTAGAGATACGGGTCCTAGTCTACAAAACATGGTGAGGGAGGAGATAGCGAGAGTCCTGGAAATGTACGGTGATGAGCCGCTGAGTTTTACGATCACCGGTCACAGTTTGGGTGCTGCACTAGCGACACTAACAGCTTATGATATAAAGTCTAGTTTTTGTGGAAATGCACCAATGGTGACGGTAATTTCTTTCGGTGGGCCACGTGTAGGTAATAGAAGCTTCAGATGCCAGCTGGAAAATGGAGGGACAAAGATACTGCGAATAGTGAACTCAGATGACCTCATTACAAAAGTACCAGGATTTGTGATTGACAACAATGACGTGTCAGAAGAAAGCCAGGCCTTCCAGATGGCAGGATTACCAAGCTGGGTGCAGAAGCGCGTGGAGAGCACGCAGTGGGTGTATGCTAACGTGGGACGAGAGCTGCGGCTGAGCAGCAAGGAGTCACCGTATCTAAGCAAAAGAGATATTGCCACGTGTCACGAGCTGAGCACGTATCTGCATTTGGTTAACGGATTTGTGAGCTCCTCGTGTCCATTCAGAAGCACAGCAAAGAAAATGCTAAATAAACATCACAGAGAAAAGTTAGGAGCAATtagataattaattattttgctTAATTAAAAGTCAAATTAAGTGTAGATATATATAGCAGAAACATAATATCTTTAGCACTGGATTGCTATATGCCACTATTCAAAACCATTTTTTAAATCTCATCACACATAATAattttagggtttgggttgacaTGTCAAGATTttttatcactttttttttttttttctcgccTGCTTTTCCAGGGTTGTTAGCCGTTCTTTGGAACTAAGAAGGACGAAAAAAAATAAAAGCGGCTGTGT carries:
- the LOC110649275 gene encoding phospholipase A(1) DAD1, chloroplastic-like, encoding MRLPVGAVRPCTSPSASKHLEVGTLHSPTSHLPRSLLNTKFPVLRCSRQPKNQYSFYVCALTANSAKLGKKWMEYQGINNWEGLLDPLDDNLRREILRYGQFVEAAYRSFDFNPSSPTYATSKFPRNSLLAKTGFGETGYRMTKNLRATCGLQLPRWIDKAPSWVSTQSSWIGYVAVCQDKEEITRLGRRDVVIAYRGTATCLEWLENLRANLSCLPDGSGGSNAPMVESGFLSLYTSCRDTGPSLQNMVREEIARVLEMYGDEPLSFTITGHSLGAALATLTAYDIKSSFCGNAPMVTVISFGGPRVGNRSFRCQLENGGTKILRIVNSDDLITKVPGFVIDNNDVSEESQAFQMAGLPSWVQKRVESTQWVYANVGRELRLSSKESPYLSKRDIATCHELSTYLHLVNGFVSSSCPFRSTAKKMLNKHHREKLGAIR